Proteins encoded together in one Anticarsia gemmatalis isolate Benzon Research Colony breed Stoneville strain chromosome 1, ilAntGemm2 primary, whole genome shotgun sequence window:
- the LOC142975855 gene encoding fork head domain-containing protein FD4-like → MPRPSRETYGDQKPPYSYISLTAMAIWSSPERMLPLSEIYRFITDRFPYYRRNTQRWQNSLRHNLSFNDCFVKVPRRPDRPGKGAYWTLHPQAFDMFENGSLLRRRKRFKLQKGEKDNLNAELAALASFNRAFLARQAGAPPPPPAMPSASLYTPPLCPQLSPEPAEIPEAAAVTMLPQRPRRAFTIEALLEPDSPRLSPSPPQPQPQPQMMSMASMPRLELSMPSPYVLAAQRYHAELLQAAAHALRPCYLPPPPLLPVA, encoded by the coding sequence ATGCCGCGACCCTCGCGTGAAACCTACGGCGACCAGAAGCCTCCGTACTCGTACATATCCCTGACGGCGATGGCGATCTGGAGCTCGCCGGAGCGCATGCTGCCGCTGTCGGAGATCTACCGGTTCATCACGGACCGCTTCCCGTACTACCGGCGCAACACGCAGCGCTGGCAGAACTCGCTGCGGCACAACCTCTCCTTCAACGACTGCTTCGTGAAGGTGCCGCGCCGCCCGGACCGGCCCGGCAAGGGCGCCTACTGGACGCTGCACCCGCAGGCCTTCGACATGTTCGAGAACGGTTCGCTGCTCAGGAGACGCAAGAGATTCAAGCTCCAGAAAGGAGAAAAAGACAACTTGAACGCAGAACTAGCGGCGCTAGCCAGCTTCAACAGAGCATTCCTGGCGCGGCAGGCCGGAgcgcctccgccgccgccggctATGCCGTCTGCTAGCTTGTACACTCCTCCACTGTGTCCTCAACTAAGTCCCGAACCAGCTGAGATCCCAGAAGCAGCCGCAGTTACAATGTTGCCGCAAAGACCGCGAAGAGCTTTCACAATAGAAGCACTGTTAGAGCCTGACTCGCCGCGACTGTCGCCGTCGCCGCCGCAACCGCAGCCACAGCCACAAATGATGTCAATGGCGAGCATGCCACGGCTGGAGCTGTCGATGCCGAGCCCGTATGTTCTGGCTGCGCAGCGCTACCACGCGGAGCTGCTGCAGGCGGCGGCGCACGCGCTGCGCCCCTGCTacctgccgccgccgccgctgctgCCGGTCGCGTGA